The Ignavibacteriales bacterium genome contains the following window.
ATGAGAGAATCTAATGCTTGACACTTTTCCATTGAATTCTTTTTCAAGATAATCAAGATTTTCTTCTGTCGGTTCATGAGGAACCCAGATGATTAACAATTTTGTATTTTCCAGCAGTAAACGATTGACCGCAGTCAATAAATGTATATCGTCTTCCCTCCAACTGCTTCCTATCACAATTATTTTTTTATCTGCTGTGATCTTTGAATCAAGTAATTGCTTCCTTCTTGAATCAGCGCTTCTTTGCCAAACCTGATCGTAACGTGTATCTCCAATTTCTTTTATTATCGGACGGGATATTTTAAATTCAATAAAATTTTCTCTATCCACCGATGAAACTGTCAGGATATAATCGACCGAATTATAAAGCGCCCGAAGAAAGTTTTTTATCACCGGTATCTCCCTGTATTTTTTCCGGTGGAAAGTTGCGCTGGCAAGATATGCAGGTATTCTCCTTTTATTCAACTCCCACAAATGGTTAGGCCAGAGATCGTATCTCATGAATACTGCCCCGAATGGTTTAATCATCTCTATAAATTTACTTGCATTTTTAGCACTATCGAACGGAATATAGGTTATCACATCGGCAAGCTTATACGACAAGGAATGCTCGTATCCCGATGATGAAAAGAACGATACTATTACCCGAACCGATGGGTGTTTCTGTTTCAATCCGGCAATAATCGGTTTTGCCTGCTCGAATTCTCCCATTGAAGATGCGTGGAACCATATTCTTTTTTCAGAATCCGATATGCGAGATAAACCTTTATCTAACCGCTCAAACAATCCTTCACGCCCATTCCATGATCGCTTTGCTTTCGTGTTGATGGCGGCGTAAAACCGAAATGCTAACCAAAGAGCAGGAACGATTAAAATGTTATAGAATAATTTCCAAATCATACCGACATCAACTTATGAACTTCTGATATCATCATCTCCACGGTAATCTTTTTCATGCAATTAAAATGTTTTTTTGGGCATTCAGATCTTCCGATGTGGGAACACGGTCTGCACTTAACGCTCACCGCTTCCACTACAGAACTCTCAGTTCCTGACGGAGCGAATCCAAGATGCTTTACTGTTGAGCCAAATATTGCCACAACTTTTTTCTTGCGTGCGGTGGCTAAGTGCATTAAACCGGAGTCGTTAGTTATTATAAGATTGCAATAATCTAAAGTTGCCGCAGTTTCAAGAAGATTTAGTTTCCCTGCAAGATTGTCAGAAACATTCGCGCCCGATCTGCTGTCTATCATTTGCGATATGTCGTCGCAATATTCTTGTTCATCTTTTCCACCAAAAATTAATATTTTAGATTTGTAATCACGGCTTAATCTTATACCTAATTCAACAAATCTCTCGGGCAACCATCGCTTCGTAAAATGTTTCGCCGACGGTACAAATCCGAAAATATTTTGATAACGCGATAAGTTTAACTGCTCGGCTAATGTCTTTGTTATTTCGCGAACTTCATCGGGAATAAATATTTCCAATCCCTGGATATCATTAATTACTCCAAATTTTTCTACCGTCTTAAAATAACGATCAACAACACTTTCGTTATCTCCGAATAAATTTACGCCGAATTTTACCAATAATAATCGCTTCAATATCTTTTTATTGATGACACGCGTGTACCGAGACATCGATAAAAATCTGATGTATCTGCTTCGTAAACTGTTATGCAGATCGATGATTATATCGTAGCGTGTTCGCGTGATTTTTTGCTTCAATGATTTCAACTCATCCGGATCCGCTGATTTTAGTTCGATAAGCGATGAAATATTTGGATTGAAACGATAGAGATCTGCGTATTCCGATTTGATCAGGAAATCTATTTGTGCGGATGGAAATGTTTTACGCAAACAGCGCACCACAGGTGAAGTTAGAATTACATCGCCTAAAGAGCTTAAACGAATAATTAAAATTTTTTGAGGAGTAAGCATAACGACTAAGAAACTTACCACTTTTTGAGAGGAT
Protein-coding sequences here:
- the waaF gene encoding lipopolysaccharide heptosyltransferase II, which produces MLTPQKILIIRLSSLGDVILTSPVVRCLRKTFPSAQIDFLIKSEYADLYRFNPNISSLIELKSADPDELKSLKQKITRTRYDIIIDLHNSLRSRYIRFLSMSRYTRVINKKILKRLLLVKFGVNLFGDNESVVDRYFKTVEKFGVINDIQGLEIFIPDEVREITKTLAEQLNLSRYQNIFGFVPSAKHFTKRWLPERFVELGIRLSRDYKSKILIFGGKDEQEYCDDISQMIDSRSGANVSDNLAGKLNLLETAATLDYCNLIITNDSGLMHLATARKKKVVAIFGSTVKHLGFAPSGTESSVVEAVSVKCRPCSHIGRSECPKKHFNCMKKITVEMMISEVHKLMSV
- a CDS encoding 3-deoxy-D-manno-octulosonic acid transferase; translated protein: MIWKLFYNILIVPALWLAFRFYAAINTKAKRSWNGREGLFERLDKGLSRISDSEKRIWFHASSMGEFEQAKPIIAGLKQKHPSVRVIVSFFSSSGYEHSLSYKLADVITYIPFDSAKNASKFIEMIKPFGAVFMRYDLWPNHLWELNKRRIPAYLASATFHRKKYREIPVIKNFLRALYNSVDYILTVSSVDRENFIEFKISRPIIKEIGDTRYDQVWQRSADSRRKQLLDSKITADKKIIVIGSSWREDDIHLLTAVNRLLLENTKLLIIWVPHEPTEENLDYLEKEFNGKVSSIRFSHLHNYNGESIIVVDSVGVLMPLYQYANVAYVGGGFSSGIHNVLEPAVYGIPVIFGPRHENSQEAKFLISSTGGKSVHSSEEIYQVFYMLIREDKKRLSMGRNALALVENNIGATELFMKYLKI